GCGGGTGAGGTCATCGACGACTACCTCGCGCGGGCCGACGCGCTGATGACGGCGACCCAGGAGGGGCGGGCGTTCGAGGGGGCGTTCGCGCTGCTGCGCGACGACGGGCTGGTGACCCAGCTGCGTGAGGACCTCAACGCGCTGCTCGAGCACCCGCTGTCGCACGGGATCCTCGGGGAGGCCGACCGGGCCGAGCTGCGGGGGACCGTCAAGCTGGTGCGCGACGGCCTCGACCGGGTGCTGGCCCAGCGCAGCCGGGTGACGGCCACGCTCAAGGAGTACATCGTCTCCCACGACGCCGCGCGCGACCGGGAGCTGGAGCAGACGCTGCGCCAGGTCGAGTCCGAGCTGATGACGTGGATGTCGACGACCGGGCCGCGGGCGACCCACGAGGTCTCGCTCCTGCCGAGCCGGGTCAACGTCGACCACCTGCGCGAGCGGTTCCACGACCCGGCCGACGACGTGCTGCCGGCGCCGATCACGGCCGCCGACCCGGCCGAGGCGCCGACGCTCTCGCTCGCGGAGCTGATGGCCCAGGGCGGCCCCCAGCTGGGCTCGCTGCGCCAGCGGCTCGACGACGCGCTCGGCGACCTGCTGCCGGCCGGCTCTCTCGGGGAGCTGTTCGAGGCGCTCGAGCCGTCGCTGCGCCGCCCGGTCGAGATCTTCGGCCTGCTGCACCTCGCGGCCGACCGCGAGTGGGAGACCGAGGACGAGCTCGAGTCGTTCGCCGCCGTACGCCCCGACGGGTCGCGCCGCACGTTCGCCGTGCCGCGCACGCCCCTTCCGGATCCCGACCTCGAGAACACCCGAGAGGAGTCCCGCCGGTGAGTGTCGAGCTGGACGAGCCGACCGCTGAGAGCAGCGACAGCGACGAGATCAACGACTTCGACGACCTCGACGAGGTCGCCGACGAGACCTCGGTGTCCCTGTTCGAGGGCGACGAGGGTGGGCTGGAGTACGCGCAGCGGCACGCACTCGTCACCCTGCTCAAGCAGCGGTTCATCAGCGCCCGCACCCACCCGCGCGACTGGCAGGTGCTGGTCGAGAACGAGCGGGTGATCCGCTCGCGCCTCAACGATCTGTTCCTCGACCTCCAGGTCGACCCGACCCGCGAGGTCGCGTGGAAGCGACAGGCCACCTCCGAGACGGCCAGCCGGTTCCCTACCCTGCTCCACGACACCTCGTGGTCGCGCGAGGAGACCCTCGTGCTGGTCCACCTGCGCGACCGGCTGCGAGCGGGGCTGGCCAGCGGCGACGCCCGGGTCTACATCGACCGCGAGGACATCGTCGAGTACGTCGCCAGCTTCCGTCCCGGCCACGCCACCGACGAGGCGGGCGACGAGAAGCGGGCCCGCAACGCCGTGGTCAGCGTGGTGAAGGCCGGCCTGCTCATCGGCTCGGCCGCCGACGACCGCTACGAGATCAGCGAGGCCGTCGAGCCGCTGCTGCCGCTCGAGCTGCTCCAGGAGCTGCTCGAGGCGCTGCAGAAGGCCAACGGCTCCGAGCCGGAGCCGGAGCCCCGCGACGACGACCTGTTCGAGGAGGAGGACGCCTGATGTCCGTCGACGAGATGGAGCAGGTCGAGGGCACCGACGGCCTCTTCGACAAGGAGGTCGTCGCGACGCCGGCCGACGACACCGTCCAGTGGCGCGCTGTGCTGCTGCAGCTGGTCAACTGGGGCGGCTTCGGCGGCCTGACCACGGTCCCGCTGCGGGGCGACGCGACGATGATCTCCGGCGCCTCGGGTGTCGGCAAGAGCACCATCCTCGACGCCTACACGGCGCTGATGATGCCCTCCGACACGAAGTTCAACGGCGCCTCCAACGACGCCGTCGCGGGCCGCGCCCGCAGCGCGGGCCAGCGCAACCTGCTGTCCTACCTGCGCGGTGCCGTCGACGTCGTCGACAACCCCAGGACCGGGCGGCCCGAGGAGAAGCTGCTGCGCGGCAAGGGCTCCGACACGTGGGGCGCGGTCGCGATGACCTTCGTCAACGACCAGGGCGGCCGGTTCACCGCGCTGCGCACCTACTACGTCCCGCGGCGCGCCGCGCGCTCCGGCGAGGTGCAGATGCAGCTCGCCACCCACGAGGGCGCGTTGTCGCTGGAGACGCTGGAGGTCGCCGTGCCCGAGCGCTTCCACGCCAACACCCTCAAGAAGCTGTTCCCCGGCATCCGCGTGCACCGCACGTACGCCGAGTTCGCGGCCGTGCTGCACGCGCGTCTCGGCATCGGTGCCAACGGCGACGGCTCCAAGGCGCTGCGCCTGCTGGCCCGGATCCAGGCCGGCAACCAGGTCCGCAGCGTCGACGAGCTCTACAAGGACATGGTGCTCGAGCGGCCGTCGACCTACGCCGCCGCGGACCGGGCGATCGAGCACTTCGACGACCTCGACGCGTCGTACACCGCGATGCGCACCGAGGAGCAGAAGCTCGAGCTGCTCGAGCCGATCACCGACCTCCACGAGCGCAAGGTCGCGGCGACCAAGCGGCTCGCCGAGCTCGACTCGTACGGCGTCACGCTGTCCGGCGACACCCCGCTGCGGCTGTGGCTGCTGCGCACCCACCTGCGGCTGATCGAGGCCGCCGTCGCGGGCAACCGCGACTCCCGGCAGGGCACCGTCGAGGCACTCACCGCCACGCGGTCCGCCGAGACCACGCTCGCCGGTGACCTCGAGGCGGCGAAGGAGGCGCACCGCGCAGCCGGCGGCGGCGACCTGCAGGCGCTCGCCGCGCAGGCCGAGCACGAGCGGGTGATCCGCGAGGAGCGCGCCAACCGGCTCGCCGAGCTCGAGGAGCGGGTCTACCCGCTGGTCGGGCTCACCGACGCCGACGCCCCCGACCTCGAGTCCGCGCTCGACTCGGCGACCGCGTTCGCCGAGCTGCAGCTGCTGGCCCGCAAGCGGCTCACCGCCGGCGAGGCCGAGCAGGCCACGCTGCGCGCCGAGCGCGACCGGGTGCGCGACGCGCTGGTGCCGCTGAAGAACGAGCAGGCCGTGCTCAAGCGCGAGCGGGCCTCGATGGAGAACCGCAACGGCCGGGTGCCGTCGTACCTCCACGACCTGCGGGCCGCCGTCGCCGACGCGAGCGGCCTGTCGGTCGACGAGCTGCCGTTCGTGGCGGAGCTGATCGACCTCGCGCCCGAGGAGGCGCGCTGGCGCACCGCGATCGAGACCGTGCTGGGCGGGACCGCGCGGATGATGCTGGTGCCGATCGGTCGCCTGGCCGAGTTCTCCAGCGCGATCGACGGCCTGCGCCTGCCCGGCCGGCTGACCTTCCAGGGGGTCGAGCTCGACCTGCCCGAGACCGGCCCGGCCGACCCCGAGCGGGTCGCCGGCAAGCTGCTGTTCAAGGACTCGCCGTTCTCCGGCTGGGTCCAGCAGCACGTCGAGGAGCCGTCCCGCAACGCCTTCTGCGTCGAGAGCGCCGCGGAGCTCGACGGGCCCGGGTTCCGGGTCACCGCCGCCGGCCAGACCCGCAACGGCGACCGCGGCACCCACGGGCGCAGTGACCACCGCAACATCATCGGCTTCTCCAACGAGGACGCGATCGCCGAGATCGACGGCCAGCTCGCGGAGCTCGAGCGCAGGATGGAGCAGGTCGACGCCCAGCTCGCCGAGCTCGACCGCCGCGGCCGGCTGCTGGAGCAGCAGCGCAAGGCGTACGACGCCATCGCGATGGTCCGCTTCGACGACGTCGACGTCGCGGGCAGCGACCGGCGCATCGCCGAGCTGGAGCAGCGTCGCACCGACATCCTCACCTCCGACGACCAGCTCAAGGTGCTCCAGGCGCAGATCGACGACCTCGTCCACCGCCTCGACGACGCGCGGCAGGAGAGGTTCGCGCTCGAGCAGAAGCAGCGCGAGCTCAACTCCGGCCACAGCGAGCTCGTCGACTCCGAGGACCTGGTCAAGGACCGACTCGAGGCGATGGAGAGGAGCGGGACGGTCGAGCTGAGCGAGGAGCAGGAGGCCGCGCTGGCCGCCGACTTCGCCGCGGCCGCCGCCCCCGCGGACCCCGAGGACCTCGACCGGTTCGCCGACAACTCGCACCGGCTGGGGGAGCGGCTGCGCACCGCCGTCGCGGACGCCGAGGCCGAGATGCGGCGCTGCGACGACGACCTGGCGCTGATCTTCAAGCACTACAAGTTCCAGTGGGACTCGCCCAACCTCGGCGCCACCTCCGACTCGTACGCCGACTACGCCCGGATCCTCGACGACATCCGCGGCACCGGCCTCGCCGAGCGCCGCGCGGAGTGGCGTCGCCGGCTCACCGAGTGGAGCGGCCAGGACCTGGTCCCGCTGCTCGGCGCGATGTCGTCCTCGGTCGAGGAGATCGAGGACCGGCTCGAGCCGATCAACGCGATCCTGCGCCGTCTCGAGTTCGGTGCCGAGGGCGACCGGCTCCGGATCCGGCTGCGGCGGCTGGCGCCCGCCCACGTGCAGGTCTTCCTCAAGGACCTGCGGGCCCTGTCGTCCGGCGTGAGCGGCGAGCTCGACGAGGCCGGGCTGGAGAAGAGGTTCACCGACCTCAGCCGGTTCATGCAGCAGCTGCGCAAGCCGGCCCAGTCCGGCGACGGCCCGGCCCTCACCACCGACCGCGACCGGCTGCTCGACGTGCGCCGGCACGTGGAGATCAGCGCCGAGCGCTACGACCACCTCACCGGCGAGCTGCGGGCGACGTACCGCACGCTGGGGGAGAAGTCCGGCGGCGAGAGCCAGGAGCTGGTGGCGTTCATCGTCGGCTCCGCGCTGCGCTTCCGGCTGGGCGACGAGATGCGCTCGCGGCCGCGGTTCGCGCCGGTGTTCCTCGACGAGGGCTTCGTCAAGGCCGACTCGGAGTTCGCGGGTCGTGCGGTGCAGGCGTGGAAGGGCCTCGGGTTCCAGCTGATCATCGGCGTACCGCTCGACAAGGTGACCGGCCTCGAGCCCCACATGGACGAGCTGCTGGCGATCACCAAGAACACCACGACCCACCAGTCGTGGATCACGCCGATCACCAACGCGGAGCCGGCCGACGCCTGATCGTCAGGGCTTGTCGCCCTGCAGGTCGGTGAAGCGGACGCCGCTCGGGCTGGCGACGGTGAGCCAGGCGCCGTTGTCGCTCGGCAGCGGCCGGCCGGCGATGGCGGTGCACCCGGCCGGCTGCTCACCGCAGAGCCGGGCCACCACGGCGCCGTCGAGGTCGCCGACGTCGAACGGCTTGCGGGCCGAGAAGCCGGGCCCGCCCTCCGTCAGCGCCGCCCCGTCCCACAGCAGCGTCCGCGGCCCGTCCTCGCCGGGAACCGTGAGCACGGCCTGGACCTGGAGCAGGATCACCTCGAGCACCTGCGGGGAGCCGGTCTCCTTCACCAGCGCCTCGGTCATCGCGTGGGTGGCGGCGGTCGAGAACAGGTCGACGTCGCCGCTCCCGTTGCCGGTCCCGTCGACGTGGACCTCGGTGCGGGTGGTGGTCGTGGTCGTCGACGACGAGCTGTCGTCGTCGAGCGCGTTCACGACCAGGGCGGTGATGCCGATGCCGGCGCCGCCGAGCACGACGAGCACTCCGACCACGAGCATCCCGATCCGTCCGCGGAGCCGGCGGCGCTCAGCGCCGGCGTCGTACGTCGGGTAGGTCGCGCTGCCGTAGGGACGGTGCGTGGGCAGCGGGGGCGGCGGTGGTGGAGGCGGCGGGGGGCTGCCGTCGCCGGGTGCGTCGTAGGGGCGCCACTGGTCGCTCACGGGCCGATCCTAGGGACCCGAGCCCGGTGAGGAGCAGGAGCATCGCCAGGAGCCGGGCGAGCATCGTCATCGCAGAGTCCCTCCTTCGGGCGGGACGCTACGGCGCGGGCGCCCGGCACCGGACCGGGATGATCGGCGAACCTCTACCTTCGCCGGCCGCGGCTGCGTGTCGGGCTCACTCCCCGTGGTACGACATCACGTGCTTGACCCGGGTGTAGTCCTCGAGCCCGTACATCGACAGGTCCTTGCCGTAGCCCGAGTGCTTGAAGCCGCCGTGCGGCATCTCGGACACGAACGGGATGTGGGTGTTGATCCAGACCACGCCGAAGTCGAGGCGCTTGGACATCCGCAGTGCGCGAGCGTGGTCCTTGGTCCACACCGAGGAGGACAGGCCGTACTGCACGTCGTTGGCGAAGCGGACGGCCTCGGCCTCGTCGGAGAACCGCTGGACGGTGATGACCGGGCCGAAGATCTCGTTCTGGACGACCTCGTCGTCCTGACGCAGGCCCGAGACGACGGTGGCGTCGTAGAAGTAGCCACCCTCGCCCCCGGCGACGGTGGGCCGGGTGCCGCCGGCCTCGATCCGTGCGTGGTCGGGGAGCCGGTCGACCATGCCCGCGACGCGCGCCAGCTGGTCGGGGTTGTTGAGGGCGCCGTAGGCGACGTCGGGGTCGTCGGGCAGGCCGGTGCGCGTCTTCCGGGCCTGCTCGGCCAGGGCGGCGACGAGGTCGTCGTGGATGCCGGCGCCGGCGAGGACGCGGGTGGCGGCGGTGCAGTCCTGGCCCGCGTTGAAGTAGCCCGCGCCGGCGATCGCCGCAGCGGCCGCCTCGACGTCGGCGTCGTCGAAGACCACGACCGGGGCCTTGCCGCCGAGCTCGAGGTGGACCCGCTTGAGGTCGGTCGCGGCCGAGGCGGCGACCTCCATGCCGGCGCGCACCGACCCGGTGATCGCGACCAGCTGCGGCGTCTTGTGCTCGACCAGCGCGCGCCCGGCGCTGCGGTCGCCACAGACCACGTTGAGCACGCCCGCGGGCAGGAACTCCGCCGCCACCTCGGCGAGCAGCACCGTGCTGGCCGGGGTCGTGTCGCTCGGCTTGAGCACGATCGTGTTGCCGGCGGCCAGGGCCGGGGCGATCTTCCAGATCGCCATCATCAGCGGGTAGTTCCACGGCGTCACCTGGCCGACGACGCCGATCGGCTCGCGGCGGATCCACGAGGTGTGGTCCTTGAGGTACTCGCCCGCGCTCTTGCCCTCGAGGACGCGAGCGGCGCCGGCGAAGAAGCGGAACTCGTCGACGCTCGGCGGCATCTCCTCGTCGGTGGTGATGCCGATCGGCTTGCCGGTGTTCTCGCACTCGGCCCGCACGAAGTCGTCGGCCCGGTCCTCGATCGCCTGCGCGATGCGCAGCAGCGCCTCCTGCCGCTCCTTCGGGGTGGTCTCGCCCCAGGTCTCGAACGCCCGCTCGGCGGCACGCATCGCACGGTCGACGTCCTCCGCGTCGCTGGCGGGGGCGGTCGTGTAGGCCCGGCCGGTCGCCGGGTTCACGACGTCGTAGGTGGCTGCGGAGGCGGCGTCGACGGACGCGCCGTCGATGAAGTTGCGCAAGGGGGTCATGGCTCGGCAGCGTAACCAGACTGCCCGTCGTGCGAAAGCCCACGAGCAACGAAATCCGTTGCAAACCTGCCAAACAGCCACTGATTCACTTGCTGTTTCGGCGAATGGGAGTCAAGATGGTCGGGTGGTAGACGCAACGGCGCATGACGCCCTCCAGAAGTCCGCGCGGGAGCACCTGTGGATGCACTTCACCCGCATGTCGTCGTACGACACGGCCGACGTGCCGATCATCGTGCGCGGTGACGGTGCCTACGTGTGGGACGCCCAGGGACGCAAGTACCTCGACGCCCTCGGTGGTCTCTTCGTGAGCCAGCTCGGCCACGGGCGCACCGACCTCGCCGAGGTGGCGGCCAAGCAGGCCTCCGAGCTCGCCTTCTTCCCGCTGTGGTCCTACGCCCACCCGACGGCCATCGAGCTCGCGGAGAAGATCGCGGGCTACGCGCCCGGCGACCTCAACCGGGTGTTCTTCACCTCCGGTGGCGGCGAGGCGGTCGAGTCCGCCTGGAAGCTCGCCAAGAACTACTTCAAGCTCGTCGGGAAGCCGGGCAAGCACAAGGTCATCAGCCGCGCCATCGCGTATCACGGCACCACCCAGGGTGCGTTGTCCATCACCGGCCTGCCGGGCCTCAAGGCCCCGTTCGAGCCGCTCGTGCCCTCGACCTTCCGGGTGCCGAACACCAACGCCTACCGGGCCTCCGAGATCACCGGTGGCTTCCTCGACGGCTCCGACCCCGAGGCCTTCGGCCGCTGGGCCGCCGACCAGATCGCCGTCGCCATCGAGAACGAGGGCGCCGACACGGTCGCCGCCGTCTTCCTCGAGCCGGTCCAGAACGCCGGCGGCTGCTTCCCGCCGCCGCCCGGATACTTCCAGCGGGTGCGCGAGATCTGCGACCAGTACGACGTGCTGCTGGTCTCCGACGAGGTCATCTGCGCCTACGGCCGCCTGGGCCACATGTTCGGTGCCGAGCGCTACGGCTACCAGCCCGACATCATCACCTCGGCCAAGGGCCTCACCTCCGGCTACTCGCCGCTCGGCACGATGATCGCCAGCGACCGGGTCTACGAGCCGTTCGCCCACGGCACCGAGACCTTCCTGCACGGCTACACCTTCGGCGGCCACCCGGTCTCCACGGCGGTGGCGCTGAAGAACATGGAGATCTTCGAGGACGAGAAGATCAACGAGGGCGTCCGCGAGCGCGAGGGTGCCTTCCGCGGCACCCTGGAGAAGCTGCTCGACCTGCCCATCGTCGGCGACGTCCGCGGCGACGGCTTCTTCTACGGCATCGAGCTCGTCAAGGACAAGGCCACCAAGGAGACCTTCGACGAGGACGAGTCCGAGCGCCTGCTGCGCGGCTTCCTCTCCAAGGCCCTGTACGACGCCGGCCTCTACTGCCGTGCCGACGACCGGGGCGACCCGGTCATCCAGCTCTCGCCGCCGCTGATCTGCGGCCAGGAGCACTTCGACGAGATGGAGCAGAAGCTCCGCGCCGTCCTCACCGAGGCGGCGGGGCTGCTGTAACCGCGGGGACGCGCAGCAGCGCTGCCACCACACAGGCGGCGGTCGGGGACGGTGGGGGTCCCGGCCGCCGCTTCGTCATGCCTGGCTCGGGCTGTTCGAGGAGCTCAGGAGCTGTTCGAGGAGCTCAGGAGGCGGCCGCGCGGCGGCGGGTGAGCAGCATGTTGGTGAGCACCAGGAACAGTGAGATCAAGAACATGACCGTGCCGACCACGTTGACCTGCATCGGGATGCCGCGCTGGGCGACGCCCCACACGAACATCGGGAAGGTGACCGTCTGGCCGGCGTTGAGGTTCGTGATGATGAAGTCGTCGAACGACAGCGAGAAGCTCAGCAGCGCCGCGGCGGCGATGCCGGGGAAAACCAGCGGGAAGGTCACCCGCCAGAAGGTCGTCCACTCGCTGGCGTAGAGGTCCATCGCAGCCTGCTCGAGGTTCTCGTCGAGGCCGGACAACCGCGCCTTGACGGTCACGATGACGAACGACAGGCAGAACATCACGTGGGCGATGAAGATCGTCCAGAAGCCCAGCCGGCCGCCGAAGCCGCCCGCGACGAACAGGGCGAGCAGCGAGGATCCCATCACGATCTCGGGGGAGGCCATCGGCAGGAAGATCACCGTGTTGGCGACCGAGCGGCCGACGAAGTCGTGCCGCACGAGGGCGAACGCCGCGAGGGTGCCGAGCAGGGTGGCCACGAGGGTGGCGAGCAGGCCGATCTCGATGCTGCGCACGACCGCCGAGCACATCCCGTCCGGACGGCACGGGTTGGCCCAGTTGCTCCAGGTGAAGTCGCGGAACGCGTAGACGTTGCGGGACTTGCTGTTGTCGTTGAAGCTCATCAGCATCACGACGGCGATCGGCACGAACATGTAGACCAGCACCAGCAGCCCGGCTGCCAGCACCAGGTGCTCGCCGATCCACCGGCCGGCGCGCTGCACCCCGTTCATACGAGCTCCTCCGTCCCGGCGGTGCGGATGTAGACCATGACCATCGCGACGATGATCGCCATCAGGATCACCGAGAGGGCGCCGGCGGTGGCGTAGTCACCGGTGCTGGTGAACAGGTTCTGGATCACGTTGCCGACCATGCGCTGGTTGGGGCTGCCCAGCAGCGCTGCGTTGATGTAGTCGCCGGCAGCCGGGATGAAGGTCAGCAGCGTGCCCGCCACGACGCCCGGCTTGGACAGCGGCAGGGTCACCTTGAGGAAGCCGCGGGTGGGGGAGGCGTAGAGGTCGCTCGCCGCCTCGATCAGCCGGCCGTCGATCTTCTCGAGGCTGGCGTACAGCGGCAGCACCATGAACGGCAGGAAGTTGTAGACCAGGCCCGCGATCACGGCGACCGGCGTGGCGAGCAGCCGGCCGTCGTCCCCGAGCACGTGCAGGAACTGCAGGGTGTCCACGACGAACCCGTCGTCGGCGAGGATCAGCTTCCACGACAGGGTGCGCACCAGGAAGCTGGTGAAGAACGGCGCGATCACCAGCACCAGCAGTAGGTTGCGCCACCGGCCGGCCTTGAACGCGATCGCGTACGCCAGCACGTAGCCCAGCACGAGGCAGATCGCCGTGGCCGCGGCGGCGTACCACAGCGAGCGGAAGAGCGGCTCCCAGAACTCGTCGAGCGCGTCGACGAAGTTCGCGAACCGGTAGTCCACGTCGTACCCGGTCAGCACCGAGCCCTTCGGGTCGAAGAGGCTGGTCGCGAGCAGCGAGTAGAACGGGATCACGAAGAACAGCGCGAGCCACAGGCCCGCGGGCAGCATCAGCCAGTAGCCGGTGAAGCGTCCCCGCCGCATGGTCTAGGCCTCCTCGATGACGCCGGCGTTCACGTCCTGGCTGGCGGGCAGCAGGAACGCGAACTCGGGTCGCCAGGACACGTCGACCTTGGTGCCCTTCTCGAGCACGGCGCGCCGGCCGGTGTTCTGCTCGAAGGACATCAGCTCCTGGCCCCACGGCATCATCACGAGGTACTGGGTGCTGACGCCGACGAAGCTGACGTCGGTGATGATGCCGCCGGTCATGTGGTTGCCGGGGGCGTCGATCGGCTCGCCGGCCGGCGCGATGAGCACCTTCTCGGGCCGGATGCCGACCCAGCCGTCGCCGGCGCGGGTGTGCGCGCGCTCAGCCGGGATGGAGACCTGGATGCCGTGCATGTCGACGCGTACGACGTCCCCGTCGGCGCTGGCGACGGTGCCGGCGACCAGGTTCGACTGGCCCAGGAAGTTGGCGACGAAGGTGGTGCGCGGGTTCTCGTACAGCTCGGCGGGGGAGCCCATCTGCTCGATCACGCCGCCGTTCATGACGGCGATCGTGTCGGCCATCGTCATCGCCTCCTCCTGGTCGTGCGTGACGTGCACGAAGGTGAGGCCGACCTCGGTCTGGATCCGCTTGAGCTCGATCTGCATCGACCGGCGCAGCTTGAGGTCGAGGGCGCCGAGCGGCTCGTCGAGCAGCAGCACCTCGGGCCGGTTGATCAGTGCCCGGGCCAGGGCGACGCGCTGCTGCTGGCCACCGGACATCTGCGGCGGCTTCTTGCTGGCCTGCGACTCGAGCTCGACCAGCGCGAGCATCTCCTTCACCTGCTGGTCGACGTCCTTGACCTTGCGCCGGCGCAGGCCGAAGGCGACGTTCTCGTGGATGTCGAGGTGCGGGAAGAGCGCGTAGTTCTGGAAGACCGTGTTGACCGGGCGGCGGTACGGCTTCTCGTAGGTGATCTCGTCGTCGCCGAGGTGGATCGTGCCGGAGGTGGGCACCTCGAGCCCGGCGACCATGCGCAGCGTCGTGGTCTTGCCACAGCCGGACGGGCCGAGCAGCGCGAAGAAGCTGCCGGCGGGGACCTCGAGGTCGAGGGAGCGCACGGCCGTGAAGGTGGCGAACTCCTTGGTGAGCGCGGTGAGCCGGAGACTCCGGCCGTTGTCAGCCGCCAATGACATCGGCGAAATCTCCTTCGTAGGCGCGGATCTGGAACTCCTCGAGGGCCATGAACGAGTGCATCGTCTTCAGCGACTCGGCGGACGGGAAGATCAGCTGGTTGTCAACGAGGCTCGGGTCGACCTTCTCCATCGCCTCCTGGGCGCCCTTGACGGGGCAGATGTACCAGACGTACGCCGCGAGCTTCGCGGCCACTTCGGGCTCGTAGTAGTAGTTGATCCACTCCTCGGCGTTGCCCTGGTGGCTCGCGAGGTTGGGGACCAGCATGTTGTCGGACCAGATCATCTGGCCCTCCTCGGGCGAGACGAAGACGAGGTTCTCGTCCTCGGCGGCCGCCACGTCGCCGGACCAGGCCTCGCAGGCCAGGATGTTCCCTGCGGAGAGGTCCTGGATGTAGTCGTTGCCGGTGAAGGCCCGGACCTGGCCGTCGTTGCGGGCCTTGCGCAACCGGTCGATGGCGTTGTCCCAGTCGTCCTGGTCGAAGTTCGCCGGGTCGGCGCCCTCGGTCAGCATGATCAGGCCCATCGTGTCGCGCATCTCGGTGAGCAGCGAGATCCGGCCGCGCAGGTCGGAGCGGGTGAGCAGCTCCTCGAAGGAGCGCACCTCCTTGACCTTCGACTTGTTGTAGGCGATGCCGGTCAGGCCGCTCTGCCAGGGCGCGGAGTACGTGCGGTCCGGGTCCCAGCCGACGTGCTGCAGCGAGTCGATCAGGTTCGCGTGGACGTTGGGGACCTTCGCCTTGTCGAGCGGCTGGATCCACCCGACCTGGATCATCCGGGCCGCCATCCAGTCGGTGAGCACGAACATGTCGCGCTTCGAGGACTGGCACGAGCCGAGCTGGTTGACGACCTTGGCGAAGAACTCGAGGTTGTCGTTGACGTCGGCGGTGTAGCTGACCTTGATGCCGGTCTTCTTCTCGAACTCGGTGAGCGTCGAGGTGTAGTCGCCGTCGTCCTCGTCGATGTAGCCCGGCCAGTTGGACACGACCAGCCGCTTGTCGGACGACGACAGGTCGCGGGTCCGGCAGGAGGCGGGATCCTGCTTGCGGTCAGGAGTGCCGAACAGCGGCAGCACGCCGAGACTGGCGCCGCCGAGCAGGACTCCGGCACCCCCTCGAAGTGCCGCCCTGCGACTCAGACGGGCATTGACCACCGATTGCACCTCCCCAGAACAGAACGTGCCGATCGTGGCATGACCCACGTCACAAGACAAGTGATTCCGAAGCCGATTAACCGGATTGCAACGGAATCCGTACGTGAGTGTTGCACCGCAGGGGCTGGCCCTGTGAGGATCGGCTCGTGTCCAAGCCGAAGTCACCGCCCCTCGACGACGTCTCGAAGGCCATCATCGCCGAGCTCCAGGAGGACGGCCGACGCTCGTACGCCGCCATCGGCAAGGCGGTCGGCCTCTCCGAGGCGGCCGTGCGCCAGCGGGTCCAGCGGCTCGTCGACAGCGGCGTGATGCAGGTCGTGGCGGTCACCGACCCCACGGAGATCGGCTTCGCCCGCCAGGCGATGATCGGGATCCGCGCGACCGGCGAGCTGGAGCCGATCGCGGACGCGCTCGCCGAGTTCACCGAGGTCGACTACGTCGTGATCACCGCCGGCTCGTTCGACCTCCTCGCCGAGGTCGTCGCGGAGAGCGACGAGCACCTGCTCGAGATCATCTCGCGCCGGATCCGGACCATCCCCGGCGTGCTGAGCACCGAGACCCTGCTCTACCTCAAGCTGCGCAAGCAGACCTACTCGTGGGGCGTGCGCTGAGTCGCGTCAATTCCTTGACGTGAGCCGGGTCACCGGCGCATGGTGGTTGCGCTATTCGAACCAGGTTGCGGATGACGCAACCACTGGTGCCTCACGGGAGGGCGATCATGGCCGAAGTGACCCCGGAGAAGTCGACCGCGCCACTGGACCGGATCACCTTCGGTGTCGCGGCCGCCCTCGTCCTCGCCTTCCTGCTCTGGGGCGCCGTGGACT
This genomic interval from Nocardioides kongjuensis contains the following:
- a CDS encoding DUF4194 domain-containing protein → MSVELDEPTAESSDSDEINDFDDLDEVADETSVSLFEGDEGGLEYAQRHALVTLLKQRFISARTHPRDWQVLVENERVIRSRLNDLFLDLQVDPTREVAWKRQATSETASRFPTLLHDTSWSREETLVLVHLRDRLRAGLASGDARVYIDREDIVEYVASFRPGHATDEAGDEKRARNAVVSVVKAGLLIGSAADDRYEISEAVEPLLPLELLQELLEALQKANGSEPEPEPRDDDLFEEEDA
- a CDS encoding DUF3375 domain-containing protein, whose translation is MSDIAAELARVKGAFAQPTLTLLHQRQAPVVITIFRAAFGRNNKPIPTARLHTQVEEHLAEIRSAGDTDLPTGSGRDICQRWMRGQWLVRSLDEQGNEVYSLTSHAQQALELVKNLARDRATLSEHRITTILSTVRRFNSEANPDRSARVTLLNDEIARLKVERDRLVDGAEMVSATEDYMLEGFTELLSLISALPSDFARVEERFATIRTEILAAFRAEDRPAGEVIDDYLARADALMTATQEGRAFEGAFALLRDDGLVTQLREDLNALLEHPLSHGILGEADRAELRGTVKLVRDGLDRVLAQRSRVTATLKEYIVSHDAARDRELEQTLRQVESELMTWMSTTGPRATHEVSLLPSRVNVDHLRERFHDPADDVLPAPITAADPAEAPTLSLAELMAQGGPQLGSLRQRLDDALGDLLPAGSLGELFEALEPSLRRPVEIFGLLHLAADREWETEDELESFAAVRPDGSRRTFAVPRTPLPDPDLENTREESRR
- a CDS encoding ATP-binding protein — protein: MSVDEMEQVEGTDGLFDKEVVATPADDTVQWRAVLLQLVNWGGFGGLTTVPLRGDATMISGASGVGKSTILDAYTALMMPSDTKFNGASNDAVAGRARSAGQRNLLSYLRGAVDVVDNPRTGRPEEKLLRGKGSDTWGAVAMTFVNDQGGRFTALRTYYVPRRAARSGEVQMQLATHEGALSLETLEVAVPERFHANTLKKLFPGIRVHRTYAEFAAVLHARLGIGANGDGSKALRLLARIQAGNQVRSVDELYKDMVLERPSTYAAADRAIEHFDDLDASYTAMRTEEQKLELLEPITDLHERKVAATKRLAELDSYGVTLSGDTPLRLWLLRTHLRLIEAAVAGNRDSRQGTVEALTATRSAETTLAGDLEAAKEAHRAAGGGDLQALAAQAEHERVIREERANRLAELEERVYPLVGLTDADAPDLESALDSATAFAELQLLARKRLTAGEAEQATLRAERDRVRDALVPLKNEQAVLKRERASMENRNGRVPSYLHDLRAAVADASGLSVDELPFVAELIDLAPEEARWRTAIETVLGGTARMMLVPIGRLAEFSSAIDGLRLPGRLTFQGVELDLPETGPADPERVAGKLLFKDSPFSGWVQQHVEEPSRNAFCVESAAELDGPGFRVTAAGQTRNGDRGTHGRSDHRNIIGFSNEDAIAEIDGQLAELERRMEQVDAQLAELDRRGRLLEQQRKAYDAIAMVRFDDVDVAGSDRRIAELEQRRTDILTSDDQLKVLQAQIDDLVHRLDDARQERFALEQKQRELNSGHSELVDSEDLVKDRLEAMERSGTVELSEEQEAALAADFAAAAAPADPEDLDRFADNSHRLGERLRTAVADAEAEMRRCDDDLALIFKHYKFQWDSPNLGATSDSYADYARILDDIRGTGLAERRAEWRRRLTEWSGQDLVPLLGAMSSSVEEIEDRLEPINAILRRLEFGAEGDRLRIRLRRLAPAHVQVFLKDLRALSSGVSGELDEAGLEKRFTDLSRFMQQLRKPAQSGDGPALTTDRDRLLDVRRHVEISAERYDHLTGELRATYRTLGEKSGGESQELVAFIVGSALRFRLGDEMRSRPRFAPVFLDEGFVKADSEFAGRAVQAWKGLGFQLIIGVPLDKVTGLEPHMDELLAITKNTTTHQSWITPITNAEPADA